Proteins encoded by one window of Clostridium perfringens:
- a CDS encoding glycoside hydrolase family 32 protein translates to MEFLNDEYINKKSKEYYNKTKDIWRDNFHFEPPFGLINDPNGLSYYKGEYYIFFQWNPYGCEHKNKHWGIVKTKNFKDFSIPKIVLTPKEYFDKNGCYSGGAIVKDGNLQVFYTGNVRGEKGERISYQCKGILEENGQLKKIGPVISTLPKGYTAHFRDPYIWENNGYYYMILGIQTEKLKGRCVIYKSNDLDDWDFYGELKTSYDDFGFMWECPSFFKIDNKDIFIFSPQGIKEEEFRYQNIYQSGYLIGNLNYDTLEFKNNNEFKELDMGFDFYAPQVFKDEKGRNILIGWMGLPEKEEFHCSRENGWIFSLTMPRELTLKNGILHQNPIEEMRKLRGDKIVSLKNIIIEDLNFNEVKENSYELKLDIERQEASKIEINFMESNEEHTSLIYDFKKEICIIDRNSMINGEKGIRKFKLHSNGNLKINMFVDKSSVEIYFQDGIEVASLKLYPKKDSFNLSLKSEEGKIKINSLSIWDMNEVNYNE, encoded by the coding sequence ATGGAGTTTTTAAATGATGAATATATAAACAAAAAATCAAAAGAATATTATAATAAAACTAAAGATATATGGAGAGATAATTTTCATTTTGAGCCTCCCTTTGGACTTATAAATGATCCAAATGGATTAAGTTATTATAAAGGAGAATATTACATATTTTTTCAGTGGAACCCATATGGCTGTGAGCACAAGAATAAACATTGGGGAATTGTAAAAACAAAGAATTTTAAAGATTTTTCAATACCTAAAATTGTCTTAACTCCAAAAGAATATTTTGATAAGAATGGATGTTATTCAGGGGGAGCTATTGTTAAGGATGGCAACTTACAAGTGTTTTATACTGGGAATGTTAGAGGGGAGAAAGGAGAGAGAATATCTTATCAATGCAAGGGGATTCTTGAAGAAAATGGACAATTGAAAAAAATAGGTCCAGTTATCTCTACATTACCAAAAGGATATACAGCTCATTTTAGAGATCCATATATTTGGGAAAATAATGGTTATTATTATATGATTCTTGGAATACAGACTGAAAAGCTAAAGGGTAGATGCGTAATATATAAATCAAATGATTTAGATGATTGGGATTTTTATGGAGAACTAAAAACGTCTTATGATGATTTTGGATTTATGTGGGAATGTCCATCCTTTTTTAAAATTGATAATAAGGATATTTTTATATTTTCTCCTCAAGGAATTAAAGAAGAAGAGTTTAGATATCAAAACATATATCAATCGGGATACTTAATAGGAAATTTAAATTATGATACTTTAGAATTTAAAAATAATAATGAGTTCAAGGAATTAGATATGGGCTTTGATTTTTATGCGCCTCAAGTATTTAAGGACGAAAAAGGAAGAAATATATTAATTGGATGGATGGGGCTTCCTGAAAAAGAAGAGTTTCATTGTAGTAGGGAGAATGGATGGATATTTTCTTTAACCATGCCTAGAGAATTAACTTTAAAGAATGGAATTTTACATCAAAATCCTATAGAAGAGATGAGAAAGCTTAGGGGAGATAAAATTGTAAGCTTAAAAAATATAATTATTGAAGATTTAAATTTTAATGAAGTAAAAGAAAATAGTTATGAGCTTAAACTAGATATAGAAAGACAGGAAGCATCAAAGATTGAAATTAATTTTATGGAGAGTAATGAGGAACATACATCTTTAATTTATGATTTTAAAAAAGAAATTTGTATAATAGATAGAAATTCAATGATTAATGGAGAAAAGGGTATAAGGAAGTTTAAGTTACATTCTAATGGGAATTTAAAAATTAATATGTTTGTGGATAAATCATCAGTAGAAATATATTTTCAAGATGGAATTGAAGTAGCATCATTAAAACTTTATCCTAAAAAAGATAGCTTTAACTTAAGTTTAAAATCAGAAGAGGGTAAAATTAAAATAAATTCCTTGAGTATATGGGATATGAATGAGGTGAATTATAATGAATAA
- a CDS encoding carbohydrate kinase family protein produces MNKVFCIGELLIDFIGKDIGKGLKNGVNFEKKAGGAPANVGAAVCKLGGESYFLGQVGNDSFGEFLVDMLKNIGINTEMTKMDGYTTLAFVAIDENGERDFEFHRGSDGEYSFNNIDLSKIEKDDIIHFGSATGFLKGELKNTYFKLLEIGRKNGNFISFDPNYRDMLIKEEGIEEFKEDCKKFISSCDFLKLSDEEIKLLTEEEDLERGVEKLHSLGAKIIAVTLGGKGTLLSNGIHSEIVPSIKINQVDSTGAGDAFVGAVLKKVSELENKKNLDLNLWREIISYGNKVGALTCTNYGAIDAIPNEEDLMKYI; encoded by the coding sequence ATGAATAAAGTATTTTGTATAGGAGAATTATTAATAGATTTTATAGGAAAAGATATAGGAAAAGGTCTTAAAAATGGAGTAAACTTTGAGAAAAAGGCTGGAGGAGCTCCAGCAAATGTTGGAGCAGCAGTTTGTAAGCTTGGAGGAGAATCTTATTTTTTAGGACAAGTTGGTAATGACTCTTTTGGAGAATTTCTAGTTGATATGCTAAAAAATATAGGTATAAATACTGAAATGACTAAAATGGATGGATATACCACTTTAGCATTTGTAGCTATTGATGAAAATGGAGAAAGAGATTTTGAGTTTCATAGAGGCAGTGATGGAGAATATTCATTTAATAATATTGATTTAAGTAAAATAGAAAAGGATGATATAATTCACTTTGGTTCAGCTACGGGATTCTTAAAAGGTGAACTTAAGAATACTTATTTTAAACTTTTAGAGATTGGACGTAAAAATGGAAACTTTATATCTTTTGATCCAAACTATAGAGATATGCTTATTAAAGAAGAAGGAATTGAAGAGTTTAAGGAAGACTGTAAGAAATTTATAAGCTCTTGTGATTTTTTAAAGCTTAGTGATGAGGAGATAAAGCTATTAACTGAGGAAGAAGATTTAGAAAGAGGAGTTGAAAAACTTCATTCTTTAGGAGCGAAAATAATAGCGGTTACACTAGGTGGAAAAGGAACTCTTTTAAGTAATGGAATTCATTCAGAGATAGTTCCATCAATAAAAATTAATCAAGTAGATTCAACTGGGGCAGGGGATGCTTTCGTTGGGGCTGTTCTTAAGAAAGTAAGTGAATTAGAAAATAAGAAGAATTTAGATTTAAATTTATGGAGAGAAATTATAAGTTATGGAAATAAGGTTGGAGCATTGACATGCACAAATTATGGGGCTATTGATGCTATTCCAAATGAAGAAGATTTAATGAAATATATATAG
- a CDS encoding polysaccharide deacetylase family protein: MKKLFTTSLLILSMIFLIGCGSKGESKNFGLSVFGLEKFSGLDKPEDNIKINLNGKVQDLSLPIYLDKNRYLIPISEIIKNNNGEFKIEDDFLNIKFENKDIKVNLKDNTWTNLSKEESEANKFKIDPIIKDDTVYMSLIDFANMFDLKSRWNSKDKLIKLYNNKDMLDVKHYKGKGPQKGIIRFEDVASTGAGTEYDSQYLETIRVMGRYLGKKNVPYHIAWIPRYIDPEKKIDNDPSKENNFANAELVYTLDFVASHKGEIGLHGYTHQIDNTISGHGFEFGKYNPSVEDLNTRVDKALQIAKDLDIKINFFEAPHYTINKAQNEALEKNFKYIFNDYDENKAQSKPMKSPTGSGSYYVPTPLYYIEGGKENDMLNKIKNMSNTTFAGMFYHPFLEAKLIDFKDGQDGYPEDNYKKPSIIQKVIDEFEKRNVSIISIEQVSEK, encoded by the coding sequence ATGAAAAAACTTTTTACAACTTCCCTATTAATTCTTTCAATGATTTTTCTAATAGGATGTGGATCTAAAGGGGAAAGCAAAAACTTTGGGCTATCTGTATTTGGATTAGAAAAATTTTCAGGACTAGATAAACCTGAAGATAATATTAAAATAAATCTAAATGGTAAAGTTCAAGACTTAAGCTTACCAATATACTTAGATAAAAATAGATATCTAATTCCTATAAGCGAAATAATCAAAAATAACAATGGGGAGTTTAAAATAGAGGATGATTTTTTAAATATTAAATTTGAAAATAAAGATATTAAAGTTAATTTAAAAGATAATACTTGGACTAATTTATCAAAGGAAGAATCAGAGGCTAATAAATTTAAAATTGACCCTATAATAAAAGATGATACTGTATATATGTCTTTAATTGACTTTGCTAATATGTTTGATTTAAAAAGCAGATGGAACTCAAAGGACAAGCTAATAAAATTATATAATAATAAAGATATGTTAGATGTTAAACACTATAAGGGAAAAGGCCCTCAAAAAGGTATTATAAGATTTGAAGATGTTGCATCTACTGGTGCTGGAACAGAATATGATTCACAATATCTTGAAACTATAAGAGTTATGGGGAGATATTTAGGTAAAAAAAATGTACCTTACCATATAGCTTGGATACCTAGATATATAGACCCAGAAAAGAAAATAGACAATGACCCTTCTAAAGAAAATAACTTTGCTAATGCTGAGCTTGTATACACTTTAGACTTTGTAGCTTCTCATAAAGGGGAAATAGGTTTACATGGTTATACCCATCAAATAGACAATACAATTAGTGGTCATGGCTTTGAATTTGGAAAATATAACCCCTCTGTGGAGGATTTAAATACAAGAGTTGATAAAGCTCTTCAAATAGCTAAAGATCTTGATATAAAAATAAACTTCTTTGAAGCTCCTCATTACACTATAAATAAAGCTCAAAATGAAGCTTTAGAAAAGAACTTTAAATATATATTTAATGATTATGATGAAAATAAAGCACAATCAAAGCCTATGAAATCACCAACTGGAAGTGGTTCTTATTATGTACCTACACCTCTATATTATATTGAGGGCGGTAAAGAAAATGATATGTTAAATAAGATAAAAAACATGTCTAATACTACTTTTGCTGGAATGTTTTATCATCCATTTTTAGAAGCTAAACTAATAGATTTTAAAGATGGACAAGATGGTTATCCTGAAGATAATTATAAAAAACCATCTATAATCCAAAAAGTAATTGATGAATTTGAAAAAAGAAATGTATCTATTATTTCAATAGAACAAGTTTCTGAAAAATAA
- a CDS encoding ABC transporter ATP-binding protein, translated as MGIFKDYISKRMVFLIVPIVAMIIVLGIDSFFPYLQKIFVDDILLGSDKSKLGLFFGVFLGLSLLRGILGYIKEFLFDKFSLNVSKEIRMDLFKKIQSFEFSFFDSTNTGELMSRIGEDVDIVWETISYGLRLLIEGIILFIISVTIMMSMSPSLTIICLVILLPVGVLAILVNKKFHRNYSKISDKVADINLMAQQDIAGIRLVKAFAREKYETEKFLKVNKDYYDLNITQAKILSNFLPVIDLLTNLTPVAMIIYGGYLVIKGNITMGTLLAFSSYILNLSFCVKNIGGLVNMMSQNRASMDKIFNILKRKPQITSMENSYNPDKVKGEIEFKNVSFRYNEEEVLKKINLKIPAGSTVAIMGETGCGKSSILSLIGRHYDVSSGELFIDGVNVKKWNLDSLRENMAVVFQDTFLFSDSIKDNIDFGGNKSEDEIIEAAKDSCAYDFIKEMPEGFETEVGERGLGLSGGQKQRLAIARALVRKTPILILDDATSALDMETEFNVLKNLSKKQDKATTFIIAHRISGVKDADIILFMKDGEIVEMGDHESLLKKKGYYYSVYCHQFQDLEFIQ; from the coding sequence ATGGGGATATTTAAGGATTATATATCTAAGAGAATGGTATTTTTAATAGTTCCTATAGTAGCTATGATAATTGTTTTGGGGATAGATAGTTTTTTTCCATATCTTCAAAAAATATTTGTTGATGATATTTTACTAGGAAGTGATAAAAGCAAATTAGGATTATTTTTTGGAGTTTTTTTAGGATTATCACTTTTACGTGGAATATTAGGATATATTAAGGAGTTTTTATTTGATAAGTTTTCTTTAAATGTAAGCAAAGAAATTAGAATGGACTTATTTAAAAAGATTCAAAGCTTTGAATTTTCATTCTTTGATAGTACCAATACAGGAGAACTTATGTCAAGAATTGGTGAAGATGTAGATATAGTTTGGGAAACAATATCTTATGGACTTAGATTACTTATAGAAGGAATAATATTATTTATTATATCTGTAACCATAATGATGAGTATGAGTCCTTCTCTTACAATAATCTGTTTAGTCATCTTACTTCCTGTAGGGGTTTTGGCTATTCTAGTTAATAAAAAGTTTCATAGAAATTACTCAAAAATAAGTGATAAAGTGGCTGATATAAATCTTATGGCACAGCAAGATATAGCAGGAATAAGATTAGTAAAGGCTTTTGCTAGAGAAAAATATGAAACTGAAAAGTTTTTAAAGGTCAATAAGGATTATTATGACCTTAATATAACTCAAGCAAAAATTTTAAGCAATTTCTTGCCTGTAATTGATCTTTTAACAAATTTAACTCCTGTAGCAATGATAATTTATGGAGGATACTTGGTTATCAAAGGAAATATTACTATGGGAACACTTTTAGCTTTCAGTAGTTATATTTTAAATTTATCTTTTTGTGTGAAAAATATAGGTGGTCTTGTAAATATGATGTCTCAAAATAGAGCATCTATGGATAAAATATTTAACATTCTTAAAAGAAAGCCTCAAATAACTTCTATGGAGAATTCTTATAATCCAGATAAGGTTAAAGGTGAAATAGAATTTAAGAACGTATCCTTTAGGTATAATGAGGAAGAAGTGCTAAAGAAAATAAACCTAAAAATACCAGCAGGAAGTACCGTAGCTATTATGGGGGAAACAGGATGTGGTAAAAGTTCAATTCTTTCTTTAATAGGAAGGCATTATGATGTATCTTCTGGAGAGTTATTTATTGATGGAGTTAACGTGAAAAAATGGAATTTAGATAGTTTAAGAGAAAATATGGCTGTGGTTTTTCAAGATACATTTCTGTTTTCTGATTCTATAAAAGATAATATAGATTTTGGAGGAAATAAAAGTGAAGATGAAATAATAGAGGCAGCAAAGGATAGTTGTGCTTATGATTTCATAAAAGAAATGCCAGAAGGATTTGAAACAGAAGTTGGAGAAAGAGGTTTAGGACTTTCAGGTGGTCAAAAGCAGAGATTAGCAATAGCTAGAGCTTTAGTTAGAAAAACACCAATATTAATTTTAGATGATGCTACATCAGCACTTGATATGGAGACAGAATTTAATGTGCTTAAAAATTTATCTAAAAAGCAAGATAAAGCAACTACATTTATAATTGCTCATAGAATATCTGGGGTTAAGGACGCCGATATAATACTTTTCATGAAAGATGGAGAAATAGTTGAAATGGGAGATCATGAAAGTTTATTAAAGAAAAAGGGATATTACTATAGTGTATATTGTCATCAATTTCAAGATTTAGAGTTTATACAATAA
- a CDS encoding ABC transporter ATP-binding protein, giving the protein MEEINEKKTHKWKTIKRLLKYVAPYKWKTIGIILMLLLIMSCNTLNPYLMKVSIDKFVSAKDVNGLLGIGAVLLLLNIIAMILSKIRMLSMSKITNQILVNIRHELYTHIQTLSFSFFDSRPVGKILSRVVGDVNALNNLLNHSIVNLIPNLFTILLVIFMMFLMDPSLTLVCLTVLPFLFAGMFFIEIKSNKRWRVFRENRSALLGYTHEAFSGMKVVQGFNREEYSREKFENHLEGHAGGFLHAVRLQDYFWPTVDICRGFGIAIVLFAGYKLTRGGNLSLGTLMAFIMYIEMLWRPIMNLSAFYNAFVTNLSAAERIFDIMDTKNHMVNNKAEEKLPKIKGEIHFEDVTFSYDNDGNHALKDVTFTLNPGEKIALVGETGAGKTTITNLISRFYEPTKGKIFIDGIDISTVDVESLRSQMGIMLQDSFLFASSIKENIRYGKLDATDEEIIQAAKAVNAHNFIEKLEEGYNTNVNERGSRLSLGQRQLIAFARALISDPRILILDEATANIDTETERLVQEGIKKLMEGRTSIVIAHRLSTIRDCDKIFVLSHGKIVEDGTHEELLNRKGYYYNLYCAQYSFLKEE; this is encoded by the coding sequence ATGGAAGAAATAAATGAGAAAAAAACTCATAAGTGGAAGACTATAAAGAGACTTCTAAAATATGTGGCTCCATACAAGTGGAAAACTATAGGAATAATATTAATGCTTTTACTTATTATGAGTTGTAATACATTAAATCCATACTTAATGAAGGTTTCTATAGATAAATTTGTTTCTGCTAAGGATGTAAATGGATTACTTGGCATAGGAGCAGTTTTACTTTTATTAAATATAATAGCAATGATACTTTCAAAAATAAGAATGCTATCTATGAGTAAAATAACAAATCAAATATTAGTAAATATAAGACATGAACTTTATACTCATATACAAACTTTAAGTTTTTCCTTTTTTGATAGTAGACCAGTAGGTAAGATTTTATCAAGGGTAGTTGGTGATGTTAATGCATTAAATAACTTGTTAAATCATAGTATTGTTAATTTAATACCAAACCTTTTTACAATTTTACTAGTAATTTTTATGATGTTTTTAATGGATCCAAGTCTTACTTTGGTTTGTTTAACAGTTTTACCATTTCTTTTTGCGGGAATGTTTTTTATAGAAATAAAATCAAATAAAAGGTGGAGAGTTTTTAGGGAAAATAGATCAGCTCTTTTAGGTTATACCCATGAAGCATTTTCAGGAATGAAAGTGGTTCAAGGATTTAATAGAGAAGAGTATTCAAGAGAAAAATTTGAAAATCATCTAGAAGGACATGCAGGTGGTTTTTTACATGCAGTTAGGCTTCAAGATTATTTTTGGCCTACAGTGGATATATGCAGAGGTTTTGGAATTGCAATAGTATTATTTGCAGGGTATAAATTAACAAGAGGTGGAAATTTATCTTTAGGAACCTTAATGGCCTTCATAATGTATATTGAAATGCTTTGGAGACCTATAATGAACTTATCAGCCTTTTATAATGCTTTTGTTACTAATCTTTCAGCAGCAGAAAGAATTTTTGATATTATGGATACTAAGAACCACATGGTAAATAATAAGGCAGAAGAAAAACTTCCAAAGATAAAAGGAGAAATTCATTTTGAAGATGTTACTTTTTCCTATGATAATGATGGAAATCATGCATTAAAAGATGTAACATTCACCTTAAATCCAGGAGAAAAAATAGCCTTAGTTGGAGAAACAGGAGCTGGAAAAACTACAATAACAAACCTTATAAGTAGATTTTATGAGCCAACTAAAGGAAAAATATTTATAGATGGTATTGATATAAGTACTGTAGATGTAGAAAGTCTTAGAAGTCAGATGGGAATAATGCTTCAAGATTCATTTCTTTTTGCTTCTTCTATTAAGGAGAACATACGCTATGGGAAATTAGATGCTACTGATGAGGAAATAATCCAAGCTGCAAAGGCTGTAAATGCTCATAACTTTATAGAAAAACTTGAAGAGGGATATAATACAAATGTTAATGAAAGAGGATCAAGACTTTCATTAGGACAAAGGCAGTTAATAGCATTTGCTAGGGCCTTAATTTCAGATCCAAGAATACTTATATTAGATGAAGCAACTGCTAATATTGATACTGAAACAGAAAGGCTAGTTCAAGAAGGAATAAAGAAACTAATGGAAGGAAGAACTTCTATAGTTATAGCACATAGACTTTCTACCATAAGAGATTGTGATAAAATATTTGTTCTTTCCCATGGAAAAATTGTTGAAGATGGAACTCATGAAGAGTTATTAAATAGAAAAGGATATTATTATAATCTGTATTGTGCTCAATATAGCTTCTTAAAAGAAGAATAG
- a CDS encoding fused DSP-PTPase phosphatase/NAD kinase-like protein codes for MFKHFKKNALIIFLLLSIFTSFFISNTLVVSAEDNDVHLVLDTKNINNLPNNFRTTSDLERLKNLSNINMKGLDTLNISGSQQFSPNNLSLLVTSIKTTLPITIVDLRQESHGFINEYPVSWKGEKNNANLGLTRTEVIDTERKLLNSITLGTPIQFFNDPKLTVIPEKVLSENQLVKANSMNYVRIPVTDGKLPTYEMVDFFVQYVNSMPKDSWLHFHCKEGIGRTTTFMIMYDIMKNYNNATLDEIINRQLTLSGIKEKSILSFPSKERLDFFTKFYEYVKEQNNDFKISWSQWLNKNNFPLITIR; via the coding sequence GTGTTTAAACATTTTAAGAAAAACGCACTTATTATTTTTTTATTATTAAGTATTTTTACTAGCTTTTTTATTAGTAATACTTTAGTTGTTTCAGCAGAAGATAATGATGTACATTTAGTTTTAGATACTAAAAATATTAATAATCTTCCAAATAATTTTAGAACAACATCTGATTTAGAAAGATTAAAAAACCTATCTAATATTAATATGAAAGGTTTAGATACTCTCAATATTTCAGGAAGTCAACAATTTTCTCCTAATAACCTTTCACTTTTAGTTACTTCAATTAAAACCACTTTACCTATAACAATTGTAGATTTAAGGCAAGAATCTCATGGATTTATTAATGAATATCCTGTTAGTTGGAAAGGCGAAAAAAATAATGCCAACTTAGGTTTAACCAGAACAGAAGTTATTGATACTGAAAGAAAGCTTTTAAACAGTATTACCTTAGGAACTCCAATACAATTTTTTAATGACCCTAAGCTAACTGTTATCCCCGAGAAAGTTCTTTCTGAAAATCAATTAGTAAAAGCTAATTCTATGAATTATGTTAGAATTCCAGTAACTGATGGGAAGCTTCCTACTTACGAAATGGTAGATTTTTTTGTTCAATATGTAAATTCAATGCCAAAAGATTCATGGCTACATTTCCATTGTAAGGAAGGAATAGGAAGAACAACAACTTTTATGATTATGTATGATATAATGAAAAACTATAATAATGCTACTCTTGATGAAATAATAAATAGACAATTAACTCTCTCTGGAATCAAGGAAAAATCTATACTTTCCTTCCCTTCAAAAGAGCGTTTAGACTTCTTTACTAAATTTTATGAATATGTAAAAGAACAAAATAATGATTTTAAGATTAGTTGGAGTCAATGGCTTAATAAAAATAATTTTCCTCTAATCACTATCCGCTAA
- a CDS encoding branched-chain amino acid aminotransferase, which yields MDKKTAIDWNNLGFSYMKTDYRYISHYKDGKWDEGKLVTDNKLSISEASTALHYGQQCFEGLKAYRTKDGKIQLFRVDENAKRMNKSCDKLLMPEIPVEKFIDACMQVVKANERFVPPYGTGATLYIRPFMIGVGDNIGVKSAPEFIFSVFCLPVGAYFKGGMKPVNFMIADYDRAAPKGTGAAKVGGNYAASLKAHEIAAKKGFADCIYLDPATHTKIEEVGAANFFGITKKGEFVTPYSESILPSITKYSLMQIAKDYLKMPVSERDVLIDNLDEFAEAGACGTAAVITPIGGIEYKNKLHVFHSETEVGPITKKLYDLLSGMQFGDVEAPEGWIFEVK from the coding sequence ATGGATAAAAAGACAGCTATTGATTGGAATAATCTAGGCTTCTCTTATATGAAAACAGATTATCGTTACATATCTCACTATAAAGATGGTAAATGGGATGAAGGAAAATTAGTTACAGACAACAAATTAAGCATAAGTGAAGCTTCAACTGCCCTTCACTATGGCCAACAATGTTTTGAAGGTTTAAAAGCTTATAGAACAAAGGATGGAAAGATTCAACTTTTTAGAGTAGATGAAAATGCTAAGAGAATGAATAAATCATGTGATAAACTTTTAATGCCTGAAATACCAGTTGAAAAATTCATAGATGCTTGTATGCAAGTTGTCAAGGCTAATGAAAGATTTGTACCTCCATACGGTACTGGTGCAACTCTTTATATAAGACCTTTCATGATAGGTGTTGGTGATAATATAGGTGTTAAATCTGCTCCTGAATTTATATTTTCAGTATTCTGCCTTCCAGTTGGTGCTTATTTTAAAGGTGGAATGAAGCCTGTAAACTTTATGATTGCAGATTATGATAGAGCTGCTCCTAAAGGAACTGGTGCCGCTAAAGTTGGTGGAAATTACGCAGCAAGCTTAAAGGCTCATGAAATAGCTGCAAAAAAAGGATTTGCTGATTGTATATATTTAGACCCAGCAACTCACACTAAAATTGAGGAAGTTGGAGCTGCAAACTTCTTTGGAATAACAAAGAAAGGTGAGTTTGTTACTCCATATTCAGAATCAATTTTACCAAGTATAACAAAATACTCTTTAATGCAAATAGCTAAAGATTATTTAAAAATGCCTGTATCAGAAAGAGATGTTTTAATAGATAACTTAGATGAATTCGCTGAGGCTGGCGCTTGTGGTACAGCCGCTGTAATAACTCCAATAGGAGGAATAGAATATAAGAATAAACTTCATGTTTTCCATAGCGAAACTGAAGTTGGTCCTATTACTAAAAAACTTTATGATCTTTTATCTGGAATGCAATTTGGAGATGTAGAAGCTCCTGAAGGATGGATATTTGAAGTTAAATAA
- the gdhA gene encoding NADP-specific glutamate dehydrogenase codes for MEVKKYVDNLMEDLKKNNPGESEFLAAAEEVLYSLVPVLEKNPKYMEEGILERIVEPERVIMFRVPWVDDAGNVRVNRGYRVQFNSAIGPYKGGLRFHPSVNLSIIKFLGFEQIFKNSLTTLPIGGGKGGSNFDPKGKSDREIMRFCQSFMSELYRHIGPNTDVPAGDIGVGGREIGYMFGQYKKLKNSVDAGVLTGKGLTYGGSLARKEATGYGLVYFVDEMLRDNGQTIEGKTVVISGSGNVAIYATEKVQELGGKVVALSDSSGYVYDENGIDLEVVKEIKEVKRGRISEYVNYVKTAKFTEGFRGIWNVKCDIALPCATQNEIDKSSAKTLIDNGVIAVGEGANMPSTLEAQKLFVDNKILFAPAKAANAGGVATSALEMSQNSLRMSWTFEEVDAKLKDIMKNIYYNSRNAASEYGHDGNLIVGANIAGFKKVADAMLDHGII; via the coding sequence ATGGAAGTAAAAAAATATGTAGATAATTTAATGGAAGATTTAAAGAAAAATAACCCTGGAGAAAGTGAGTTCTTAGCTGCTGCAGAAGAAGTGTTATACTCTTTAGTACCTGTCTTAGAAAAGAATCCTAAGTATATGGAAGAGGGAATATTAGAAAGAATTGTTGAACCAGAGAGAGTTATAATGTTTAGAGTTCCTTGGGTTGACGATGCTGGAAATGTAAGAGTTAACAGAGGATATAGAGTACAATTTAATAGTGCTATAGGACCATATAAGGGAGGATTAAGATTCCATCCTTCAGTTAATTTAAGCATAATAAAATTTTTAGGATTTGAGCAAATATTTAAGAATTCTTTAACTACTCTTCCTATTGGAGGAGGAAAAGGAGGATCTAACTTTGATCCTAAGGGAAAATCAGATAGAGAGATAATGAGATTTTGCCAAAGCTTTATGAGTGAACTTTATAGACATATAGGACCTAATACAGATGTTCCTGCAGGAGATATTGGGGTTGGAGGAAGAGAAATAGGCTATATGTTTGGTCAATATAAAAAACTTAAAAATTCAGTAGATGCGGGAGTTTTAACTGGTAAGGGCTTAACTTATGGTGGTAGCTTAGCTAGAAAAGAAGCAACTGGATATGGTTTAGTATATTTTGTAGATGAAATGTTAAGAGATAACGGTCAAACAATAGAAGGAAAAACTGTTGTAATCTCAGGTTCAGGAAATGTTGCAATATATGCCACTGAAAAAGTTCAAGAGCTTGGAGGAAAGGTTGTTGCACTTTCAGATTCATCAGGTTATGTATATGATGAAAATGGAATAGATTTAGAGGTTGTAAAAGAAATCAAAGAAGTAAAAAGAGGAAGAATTTCTGAATATGTAAATTATGTTAAAACTGCTAAGTTTACTGAGGGATTTAGAGGAATTTGGAATGTTAAATGTGATATAGCACTTCCTTGTGCTACTCAAAATGAAATAGATAAAAGCAGTGCAAAAACTTTAATTGATAATGGAGTAATTGCTGTAGGAGAAGGAGCAAATATGCCTTCAACTTTAGAAGCTCAAAAACTTTTTGTGGATAATAAAATTTTATTTGCACCAGCAAAAGCTGCCAATGCAGGTGGAGTAGCAACATCAGCTTTAGAAATGAGTCAAAATAGTTTAAGAATGTCTTGGACTTTTGAAGAGGTTGATGCAAAACTTAAAGACATAATGAAAAATATATACTATAATTCTAGAAATGCAGCTTCTGAATATGGTCATGATGGAAATCTAATAGTTGGAGCTAATATTGCAGGATTTAAAAAGGTTGCAGATGCTATGTTAGACCATGGTATTATATAA